GATTTAACAAACCTTGCTGAACCAGCGGCAAGCTCATATAGCTTGATAAATCAGAAACAAATAAGTAACGTCCCGATCAGCAAGTTCAATTGTACCTACCTAGAAGTAATATATTGCCAATCGAACGAGAAGCTGAAGAAACCTAAACCTTCATTCCCATCCGTCCCACCAAATAAATTGGTGATAAAATTGAGAGTCTTTTCCGGGGCATTCTGGGTGGAAAGGCAAACGATGTTGATACCGTTGAGCAAGGGGAATATGTATGCAGGAATGATCTCGTAAAAGAACATCGCTGTAAATGCCGTCCAGAAAAGTTTAATGCGTTTCATGTTTGCCGAAGTATCGAAATGTAGTGCTATCGCATTTTGTCAGAAATTAATCTGATTTCACCGAGAGGAAATTACCCTGAAAGACGGACACTGTCGGCAGGTTCTACGGGTACAATACATCAACTGGAGAAGCCGCAATGACAAGATCTATTTTACAGACCGACCAATACACCATTTCTGAAGGATACACCGTGAGGGGGCGCAGTAGCCCTACCAGACCATATCTGTCTCATAATTATTGGATTTAGTGAGCAAAAACAGGATGAAAAGCAGACCGCTGACCCAAAACATGCCGTTGAGAAGGTCGAAAGAACTGCAGTAACTGGTCCGACGTTGGTATTGTAGTACAACTGAGGAGAGTGCAGGTAAGCCTCATAGAAGACAAAAAACTCATAAATTGTCACTCACCCTTTGCACAGCAAAATTTTGAACGGCCGAACTACCTCCTGCTGCAGTCGAAGCAACCAAGGAGGCAACAACGTGCTAAAAAACGGTGTCAGTTTCCCCAGTCGACTAACAAATAAATTTGCAACCAAAGATAAAAAACTCACTTCTTTCAATGTGAAAGGACCCGGATTTATAAAATGTAAAATTCCACCAAGTCTTTCGAAAGGTGTGCCTATGACCAAAGATCGCTTCGGCAAGATTTTCGCCCACGCGTTCCCAACCGTAAAGATCAAAAGCAGCAAGAATACTGTAGACACTCCAACTTGTATAGGTTTGAAAAGATATATCTACAAAAAGATTACTCAGTGAATATTTCTGTGACAGTCATGAAAAGACAAAACGGTAGTGCGGATTCCGGAACAAATTCCCCAAAAAGGGTTTGCCCCATGATGGCACGAGCTTAACGCCCAGGATATAGAGATGACAAAGAATGACAAACAAACGGATTGGGTGACTTGGAAGTGGATCCACAGTCCACGCACCTGGCTAAGTGCAGCGCCCATACCAGCAAATGCAGTCCCAAGACATATCGACCTAAATGTGAGAGCATCGTCTCCGTCGTCGCGAATGTCGACGGCAAACCGAGAGACGTCCCGTCCAGTATTGATCACCGGCTCTCCGTTGCGGTATTCCGGTTCGTCTTCATCGAAGCGGGTTGAATCGAGGTCGACTTTTTCGTTCGCAATCTCAATACTATCCGATCCACTATCGGTGACCTTTTTCTCAGTCGACAATGGGTCCGAGTCGAGTTGGGCAAGGCTAGACAGCGCTGGGGGGTCGCTTATCTTGCTCTCGTAGAGCGGGCTCTCCATATTTCCACTGATTTGGAAGAGTGAGGAAAGTTCTCAGGAGAGAGGAGCTCGTAAGATGTTTTTAAGGCT
The sequence above is a segment of the Psilocybe cubensis strain MGC-MH-2018 chromosome 4, whole genome shotgun sequence genome. Coding sequences within it:
- a CDS encoding Oligopeptide transporter 1, whose protein sequence is MESPLYESKISDPPALSSLAQLDSDPLSTEKKVTDSGSDSIEIANEKVDLDSTRFDEDEPEYRNGEPVINTGRDVSRFAVDIRDDGDDALTFRSICLGTAFAGMGAALSQIYLFKPIQVGVSTVFLLLLIFTVGNAWAKILPKRSLVIGTPFERLGGILHFINPGPFTLKEHVVASLVASTAAGGSSAVQNFAVQRIWSGRATAPPHGVSFRNGVLVGL